In a single window of the Leptospira sanjuanensis genome:
- a CDS encoding DUF1318 domain-containing protein: MKPSILNQKNLIFLSFVSTAFFSGCIIKSPLITFTQTQTSSEKQMIGEDRILEKDGWLISSIKTSSAGSEIWKKDFSGDNYAGGDKNILMSLRALAYLAPEIKTWKEEGFLAEGLDGKLRINPASSEAGIKNELSKKEVKSRIDSLIALANDHRNKVVSSRAGGERKSAGSKESPEQLKTHLEQTWYRLVEKGEFYEKTPGKWVRKE, translated from the coding sequence ATGAAACCCTCGATTCTCAATCAAAAAAATCTAATATTCTTATCCTTTGTTTCGACCGCTTTTTTTTCGGGTTGTATCATCAAATCCCCGTTGATCACCTTCACACAGACGCAGACTTCCTCCGAAAAACAGATGATCGGAGAGGATCGGATTCTGGAAAAGGACGGATGGCTCATCTCCTCGATTAAGACCTCTTCGGCGGGTTCCGAAATTTGGAAAAAGGATTTTTCCGGAGACAATTACGCGGGAGGAGATAAGAATATTCTAATGTCCTTAAGGGCTCTAGCCTATCTTGCGCCCGAGATCAAAACTTGGAAAGAAGAGGGTTTTTTAGCGGAAGGTCTGGACGGTAAGCTGAGAATCAATCCGGCTTCTTCCGAAGCGGGTATCAAGAACGAACTTTCCAAAAAGGAAGTGAAATCAAGAATCGATTCCTTGATCGCGCTTGCAAACGATCACAGAAACAAGGTCGTATCTTCTCGCGCGGGCGGAGAACGGAAAAGCGCCGGGTCAAAAGAAAGCCCCGAGCAACTCAAAACGCATCTCGAACAAACCTGGTATCGTCTTGTGGAAAAGGGGGAATTCTACGAAAAAACTCCCGGCAAATGGGTGCGGAAGGAATAG
- a CDS encoding biopolymer transporter TolR has protein sequence MRLTLSFFCSFLFLYQCSIFRASAKIKPLEFNYSSIAVNYFTPENEKPFPLTVQRGNNLYNSTTADGRYLFYTTGQKGNYDIWFRDLKSSITVPITEHPAPEFKPAISPNGKKLVFVSEQYDSSGDLVLLEMDPNLWAEKILQGKRFLNSDFIILTNPDFEEPGKKDSYTDTNPSFSPDNRHVVFSSDRMTPGVQNLVVLDTEGEKPMKLLTQEGGDSPQWSADGKSIVYLSYHESPTGDVYLLDLVSGAKTRLTKDGYLNFSPSLSSDKRYLYYTSIRNDSNGNGRLDERDNSLIVRKDLQTGSVRQLTSGNDSLFDSKFSSFNGGSILFTAAYYNTLNIYFIPASGSVSKEKDIISQYELALKYRDKQSFEDFLLAIDAIEFYFSEDPIYPLIRAKALLLKYEEAKETRHTNVADSVRKEIIASRLNPVSGLGYGLFLAGERKASPALAIQELRKYYDQMRTVPSVGKDLLASLLEEEGDFARKAGDVNHSLKVYDEILNHYPSYYRIRDIYRKSGDLQYKDAPSHGYKIPETFFRVANDPQAGKEDLRLLYEQIDREVVQGRNFAERTNAAEVSIASNSLDKKSQRLFQYFLYVKSLGLNGKGSFEESNSLLNTFLSAVPETDPLFLKGHLLKSNNFKGLGEVQKSFDELRIYLEKYDPLLGVDLDEKEIERSFIYFENKARDHDRRGNLQDAAFHYFYNTENMFLVKSRNLFLETLYKEYAVYYQRMMVDSVFKLSGSLSEEKRKALLNQLDVIDIRSIDPLAEEGLAYINQYYKIAVPRARPVLDLATLYGYSYYLVNRSVIRETYYNTANSMTAARKEEILRDFKQAEYELRWIIFADPRYYEAYQLLGWMYQYIDILKNRKSGEDQPNDEEKYAGVYKKYFPEKNFEENIELYSQVLELLGENFENKKALSDLRLNLGNNYFLLKNYPRANEQYSKVDSLSDFIISKTQFENYRQKAMFLFNSARSSIYVADYKSAIAKLKAASALYFENESKKTLVGKDSAEKLQQYKLKLALLFTLTGLSYMESGEFSNAVLYYKDALSLNGDDGWIDPVNLHNGLALCYQKLGKYKVSFSHLEEADRIVSKRGGTDWIPKGVKLTFWDYFWDVIWEVALPDGVRISGEGRFPEAISPKFQPLMTSGIRVNNLIQSMEAERAIEEINKRMSYIKSKGLDSTLAGSLIRSNSLNDLGYLHFKREEFKSSIEKYAEAETFETENGFASKARISFKRGLYSYFAHLENAKEDPKLENETLGLAAERLLFSKGKFIRDCLGDTKNREDEIHSETKKCILRFYNSYPDHDPTLALVYYYQGEQAFRMGDVITGFELFGRAAGLLENPSMVPKEVVGLAGDPYSRKERLLYSISRSSLYVRLGDTEKAIATLDLAAESANEFYYVQEWIETLVTQAEIHKKERNFSKAREKIERAAGLLMSNPHLISELKYFVIHKLFKIQSEINFESGRPADGFKNLDRLRKLNLYRQFVRIPHESDDPTFTVEVAKLQNLLKKQKTVYAAIQNALEKRERSEALLKEYQTTTRNLEAELVSMMRKNPNLDGYLGIFSEEPSVSDLLEIGEGYLRIETGKDKIRIHRATSSQEEWIESKDGVAEVLKRISTSGKIPFSTQKVWFVQLGDSIDLETVQDLLPKRSSLIFRPSHLKPLQEKDRRVLRSAAIADGSPNTDSTLKILKLSSNSVLSRLLDTDLIVGSFPDVPGDNSFGETNSSFHFSIRDLFHNRNEISSALFYENQKPDLEKISEVYEVLNASGIRNVSICFTKAACKTVAPENILNGEVAGSVHLGSTVLRKKESPKRSGVSQSTARQSERKENVRDAYTHAYTVRSYQNGADPVLSGELDLLRLKWKLSPGTKMKEVYGELLKNAKETSVKDSVLFSALLTCYLDQTLSDCDSYDPDDVTDAAKKNLLQSLFSFRNGIPVFPASLKVEESFISPFYDPYLYYKNILKFARTLYEPEIGEFAGKIALENANDAEETKNVEEILQGLYAQKYFLQGVSFSKNQIYRKEELYLILSGNWKEALEVIKKKEDEEDTGRFRERLFRNWKSEITGAWFSPYSLYSEVHGNSPKLFESLDPEERSLLYHLILYCVPFQENEETDLLAESLVDYEWNSGGKSRALRMVLGYAQALLSRGEFSKSKDWADRIGSKFKTGNDYKIIFKDKNILLNKLEFLQGKNPALSEGDEKTEWLVLYEKASSKSPSEFIEFLNSTIRAKRGKNFSAKERTELLDWITYLQKLCFKKNNSEVFFDLAVAKDFISLARSLILNANPDYKDIGVFSSVAERLKEKIPADQEFLAVMDLGVESFYIRFLKGKSKGDLAFKDNRKLRASLFRYLEEAGRGGYEVLLREELENEYRRNIKLTKNKLTYLYLSSYHFRIPLVPRTEDKFYLVNDPESLLANPVFSIKEEFAPEYQIQFLTGVRPQEGWKKSLKDLEAFEVGSGRIGSDPKSRLYILQEPLEIVNQVSLSFGGRSLPESYGTLRKGNWIYTSSYLDEERYDVQNFRDSFYWIAQNFLSPGVIFIGDQTDTAHVDFLKRFTKRSGTRIPLYIRFQETLDAIKEAHPLDRVWNGYRLYTNSFILEE, from the coding sequence ATGCGATTGACTCTTTCGTTCTTCTGCAGCTTTTTATTTCTCTATCAATGTTCGATCTTTCGCGCTTCCGCTAAGATCAAACCCTTGGAGTTCAATTATTCCTCCATCGCCGTAAACTACTTCACGCCCGAAAACGAAAAGCCCTTTCCTCTTACGGTGCAAAGAGGAAATAACTTATACAACTCGACGACCGCCGACGGAAGATATTTGTTCTATACGACCGGGCAAAAGGGAAACTACGACATTTGGTTTCGGGATTTAAAGAGTTCGATCACGGTTCCGATAACCGAACACCCCGCGCCCGAATTTAAACCGGCGATCAGCCCGAACGGAAAAAAACTGGTCTTCGTTTCCGAACAATACGATTCGTCCGGGGATTTGGTTTTGCTCGAAATGGATCCGAATCTTTGGGCCGAAAAGATTCTCCAGGGGAAACGATTCTTAAATTCGGATTTTATAATATTAACGAATCCTGATTTTGAAGAACCGGGTAAAAAGGATTCTTATACGGACACAAATCCGAGTTTTTCTCCGGACAATCGACACGTAGTCTTCTCATCCGATCGTATGACTCCGGGGGTTCAGAATCTTGTCGTTCTCGACACGGAAGGCGAAAAGCCGATGAAACTTCTGACACAGGAAGGGGGAGATTCTCCTCAGTGGTCCGCGGACGGAAAGTCGATCGTATATCTTTCGTATCACGAAAGTCCGACGGGGGACGTGTATCTTTTGGATCTTGTTTCCGGTGCAAAGACGCGTTTGACCAAGGACGGATATCTGAATTTTTCTCCTTCTCTTTCCTCGGATAAGCGATATTTGTACTATACTTCGATCCGAAACGATTCGAACGGAAACGGACGACTCGACGAAAGGGATAATAGTTTGATCGTTCGTAAGGATTTACAAACGGGCTCTGTGCGTCAGTTGACATCGGGAAACGATTCTTTGTTCGATTCGAAGTTCTCTTCGTTTAACGGAGGTTCGATCCTATTTACGGCCGCATATTATAATACTCTTAATATCTATTTTATTCCCGCTTCCGGTTCCGTTTCCAAAGAAAAGGACATCATTTCCCAATACGAACTCGCTTTGAAATACAGGGATAAACAGAGTTTCGAGGATTTTCTTTTGGCGATCGACGCGATCGAATTTTATTTTTCCGAAGATCCGATTTATCCTTTGATCCGCGCCAAAGCGCTCTTGTTGAAATACGAAGAAGCGAAAGAAACCAGACATACGAATGTCGCCGATTCCGTCAGAAAAGAAATCATAGCTTCCCGTTTGAATCCGGTATCCGGCCTCGGATACGGTTTGTTTCTTGCGGGAGAACGAAAGGCGTCTCCTGCGCTCGCGATCCAAGAGCTTAGAAAATACTACGATCAAATGCGGACCGTTCCTTCCGTAGGAAAGGATCTGCTCGCCTCTCTTTTGGAGGAAGAAGGTGATTTTGCGAGAAAGGCGGGGGACGTGAATCATTCCCTGAAAGTATATGATGAAATTCTAAATCACTATCCTTCGTATTATCGAATTCGGGACATCTATCGAAAATCGGGGGATCTTCAATACAAGGATGCTCCCTCGCACGGCTACAAAATCCCCGAAACGTTTTTTCGGGTGGCCAACGATCCGCAGGCGGGGAAAGAGGATCTTCGGCTTTTGTACGAACAGATCGATCGAGAAGTCGTTCAAGGAAGGAATTTTGCCGAACGCACGAACGCCGCGGAAGTTTCTATCGCTTCCAATTCTTTGGATAAAAAATCGCAGCGGCTCTTTCAATATTTCTTATACGTTAAATCCCTGGGGTTGAACGGAAAGGGTTCGTTCGAAGAAAGTAATTCTTTGTTGAATACTTTTTTGAGCGCTGTTCCCGAAACCGATCCGCTTTTTTTAAAGGGACATCTGTTAAAATCGAACAACTTCAAAGGGCTCGGAGAAGTTCAGAAGTCGTTCGACGAACTCCGCATCTATTTGGAAAAATACGATCCTCTTCTCGGAGTCGATTTGGACGAAAAGGAAATCGAACGTTCCTTTATCTACTTTGAGAACAAGGCGCGGGATCATGATCGTCGCGGAAATTTACAGGACGCCGCCTTCCATTATTTCTATAACACGGAAAACATGTTTCTCGTCAAAAGCAGAAATCTGTTTCTCGAAACCTTATATAAGGAATACGCGGTATATTATCAAAGGATGATGGTCGATTCCGTATTCAAACTCTCCGGATCGTTAAGCGAAGAAAAACGAAAGGCCCTTTTGAATCAACTCGACGTAATCGATATCCGCAGCATTGACCCTCTTGCGGAAGAGGGGCTTGCCTACATCAATCAATACTACAAGATTGCCGTTCCCCGTGCGAGACCGGTTCTGGATTTGGCTACGTTATACGGTTATTCGTATTATCTCGTCAATCGGAGCGTGATTCGGGAAACGTATTATAATACGGCTAACTCGATGACGGCCGCGAGAAAAGAGGAGATCCTCCGGGACTTTAAACAAGCCGAATATGAACTCAGATGGATCATCTTCGCCGATCCTCGATACTACGAAGCCTACCAGCTTTTGGGTTGGATGTATCAATACATCGATATTCTCAAAAACAGAAAATCGGGAGAGGATCAGCCGAACGACGAAGAGAAGTATGCGGGTGTTTATAAAAAATATTTTCCGGAAAAGAATTTCGAAGAGAACATCGAACTTTACAGTCAGGTTCTCGAACTCTTAGGGGAGAATTTCGAAAACAAAAAAGCACTTTCCGATCTGAGGTTGAACCTTGGAAACAATTATTTTCTTTTGAAGAATTATCCGAGAGCCAACGAGCAGTATTCCAAGGTCGATTCGCTTTCCGACTTTATCATCTCCAAAACGCAATTCGAGAACTACCGCCAAAAGGCGATGTTCCTTTTTAACTCCGCACGGTCTTCGATTTACGTGGCAGACTACAAGTCCGCTATCGCAAAACTCAAGGCGGCGTCCGCGTTGTATTTCGAGAACGAATCCAAAAAGACTCTCGTAGGAAAGGACAGCGCGGAAAAGTTGCAGCAATACAAACTCAAGCTGGCCCTATTGTTCACGTTAACCGGTCTTTCTTATATGGAATCGGGAGAATTTTCCAATGCGGTACTTTATTACAAGGACGCATTGTCCTTAAACGGGGACGACGGATGGATCGATCCTGTCAATCTTCACAACGGTCTCGCGCTTTGTTATCAAAAATTAGGAAAATATAAAGTATCATTCTCTCATCTGGAGGAAGCGGACCGGATCGTATCAAAACGAGGCGGAACCGATTGGATTCCGAAAGGAGTCAAACTCACGTTCTGGGATTATTTTTGGGACGTGATTTGGGAAGTCGCGCTTCCCGACGGAGTGCGAATTTCGGGCGAGGGAAGATTTCCGGAAGCGATTTCTCCCAAGTTTCAACCTTTGATGACGAGCGGAATTCGGGTGAACAACCTCATACAATCGATGGAAGCCGAACGGGCGATCGAAGAGATCAACAAGAGAATGTCGTATATCAAATCGAAGGGTTTGGATTCCACTCTTGCAGGTTCTCTGATCCGATCGAATTCGTTGAACGATTTGGGTTATCTTCACTTTAAACGGGAAGAATTTAAGAGCTCGATCGAAAAATACGCGGAAGCCGAGACGTTCGAAACCGAAAACGGTTTCGCTTCCAAGGCGAGAATCTCCTTTAAAAGGGGACTCTATTCCTATTTCGCGCATCTGGAAAACGCGAAAGAGGATCCGAAGTTGGAAAATGAAACTCTCGGACTGGCCGCGGAACGCCTTCTTTTTTCCAAAGGAAAATTCATTCGGGACTGTCTGGGAGATACGAAGAACAGGGAAGACGAGATTCACTCCGAAACCAAAAAATGTATATTACGATTTTATAATTCTTATCCGGATCACGATCCGACGTTGGCCTTGGTTTATTACTATCAAGGAGAACAGGCGTTTCGAATGGGAGACGTTATAACCGGTTTTGAATTGTTCGGCCGCGCCGCGGGCCTTCTGGAAAACCCTTCGATGGTTCCGAAGGAAGTCGTGGGTCTGGCGGGCGATCCGTATTCCAGAAAGGAACGGCTTTTGTATTCGATCAGCCGTTCCTCTTTGTATGTTCGATTGGGTGATACCGAAAAGGCGATCGCCACTTTGGATCTCGCAGCCGAATCCGCAAACGAATTCTATTACGTTCAGGAATGGATCGAGACTCTTGTAACCCAGGCGGAGATTCATAAAAAGGAAAGGAATTTCTCCAAAGCGAGGGAGAAGATCGAACGGGCCGCCGGGCTTTTGATGTCGAACCCGCATTTGATAAGCGAACTTAAGTATTTCGTAATACACAAACTATTTAAAATACAATCCGAAATCAACTTCGAGTCAGGAAGGCCGGCTGACGGATTTAAGAATTTGGACCGCCTGCGCAAACTGAATCTATATCGTCAGTTTGTAAGAATTCCGCACGAATCCGATGATCCGACTTTTACCGTCGAAGTCGCCAAACTGCAGAATCTTCTTAAAAAGCAAAAAACGGTTTATGCCGCGATCCAAAACGCATTGGAAAAACGAGAACGTTCGGAAGCGCTGTTGAAAGAATATCAAACTACGACTCGGAATTTGGAAGCGGAACTCGTTTCGATGATGCGGAAAAATCCGAACCTGGACGGATATCTCGGAATTTTTTCCGAAGAACCGTCCGTATCCGATTTACTGGAAATCGGGGAAGGGTATTTGCGAATCGAAACCGGAAAGGATAAGATACGGATTCACCGAGCGACCTCGTCGCAGGAGGAATGGATCGAGTCGAAGGACGGAGTTGCGGAAGTTTTAAAGCGAATTTCGACTTCGGGAAAAATTCCCTTTTCGACTCAGAAAGTTTGGTTCGTCCAACTCGGAGATTCGATCGATTTGGAAACGGTTCAAGATCTTCTTCCGAAACGGTCCTCCTTGATTTTTCGACCTTCTCATCTAAAACCGTTGCAGGAAAAGGACAGAAGAGTTCTTCGCAGCGCCGCGATCGCGGACGGATCGCCTAACACAGATTCTACGCTTAAGATTCTCAAACTTTCTTCGAACTCCGTCCTTTCGAGACTTCTAGACACGGACTTGATCGTAGGTTCGTTTCCCGATGTTCCGGGAGATAATTCTTTCGGAGAAACGAATTCTTCCTTTCATTTTTCGATCCGGGATTTGTTCCACAATCGAAACGAGATTTCTTCAGCTTTGTTCTACGAAAATCAAAAACCCGATCTCGAAAAAATATCCGAGGTCTACGAAGTGTTAAACGCATCGGGGATTCGGAACGTTTCGATTTGTTTTACGAAGGCCGCTTGTAAAACCGTCGCGCCGGAAAATATTTTAAACGGAGAAGTTGCCGGAAGCGTTCACTTGGGATCGACCGTTCTGCGCAAAAAAGAATCTCCGAAACGAAGCGGAGTTTCCCAGTCGACCGCGAGACAAAGCGAACGAAAGGAAAACGTTCGGGACGCTTATACGCACGCTTACACGGTTCGTTCCTATCAAAACGGAGCCGATCCCGTTCTTTCCGGAGAATTGGATTTACTTCGATTGAAATGGAAGCTTTCTCCCGGAACAAAGATGAAGGAAGTTTACGGAGAACTTTTGAAAAACGCGAAAGAAACTTCGGTCAAGGATTCCGTTTTGTTTTCGGCGCTTCTTACGTGTTATTTGGATCAAACTCTTTCCGATTGCGATTCTTACGATCCCGATGACGTGACCGATGCGGCAAAAAAGAATCTGCTCCAATCCTTGTTTTCGTTTCGAAACGGAATTCCCGTTTTCCCCGCTTCTTTGAAAGTCGAGGAAAGTTTCATATCTCCGTTTTACGATCCTTATTTATATTATAAGAATATTCTAAAATTTGCAAGAACGCTTTACGAGCCGGAAATCGGGGAGTTCGCGGGAAAAATCGCTCTCGAAAACGCAAACGACGCGGAAGAAACCAAAAACGTGGAGGAGATTCTCCAGGGGTTATATGCGCAGAAATACTTTCTGCAAGGCGTGTCCTTTTCCAAAAATCAGATCTACCGCAAGGAAGAATTGTATCTGATTCTATCCGGAAATTGGAAAGAGGCTCTCGAGGTCATAAAGAAAAAAGAGGACGAGGAAGATACGGGAAGATTTAGGGAACGATTGTTCCGTAATTGGAAAAGCGAAATCACGGGCGCTTGGTTTTCTCCGTATTCTCTGTATTCCGAAGTTCACGGAAATTCTCCGAAGCTTTTCGAATCTTTGGATCCGGAGGAAAGAAGCCTTTTGTATCATTTGATCTTGTATTGCGTTCCGTTTCAGGAAAACGAGGAAACCGATCTTCTCGCCGAATCTCTCGTCGACTACGAATGGAACTCGGGCGGCAAATCCCGGGCGCTACGGATGGTTTTGGGTTACGCTCAGGCTTTGCTTTCCAGGGGAGAATTCTCCAAGTCGAAGGATTGGGCGGATCGGATCGGTTCCAAATTCAAAACGGGGAACGATTACAAAATCATATTCAAAGATAAGAATATTCTTTTGAATAAGCTCGAGTTTCTTCAGGGAAAAAATCCGGCGCTTTCCGAAGGGGATGAAAAAACGGAATGGCTGGTTCTCTATGAAAAAGCATCCTCGAAATCTCCGAGCGAGTTTATCGAATTCTTAAATTCTACGATCCGCGCCAAACGCGGAAAAAACTTCAGCGCGAAAGAAAGGACCGAACTTTTGGATTGGATCACCTATCTTCAGAAGCTTTGTTTTAAAAAGAACAACTCGGAAGTATTTTTCGATCTTGCGGTCGCAAAAGATTTTATCTCCTTGGCAAGGTCTTTGATCTTGAACGCGAATCCGGATTATAAGGACATCGGCGTTTTTTCCTCCGTCGCAGAACGACTCAAAGAAAAAATTCCGGCGGATCAGGAATTTCTCGCCGTAATGGATTTGGGGGTTGAATCCTTTTACATCCGTTTTTTAAAGGGCAAGTCCAAAGGAGATCTTGCGTTTAAGGACAACCGAAAACTCAGAGCTTCTTTGTTCCGCTATTTGGAGGAAGCCGGACGCGGCGGTTACGAGGTTTTACTTAGGGAAGAACTCGAGAACGAATATAGGAGAAACATAAAACTTACGAAGAACAAACTCACTTATTTGTATTTGAGCTCGTATCATTTTAGAATTCCCTTGGTGCCGAGAACCGAGGATAAGTTTTATCTTGTCAACGATCCCGAATCGCTTCTTGCTAATCCAGTGTTTTCCATCAAAGAAGAATTCGCTCCGGAATATCAGATTCAATTTTTAACGGGAGTTAGGCCGCAAGAAGGTTGGAAAAAATCCCTCAAGGATTTGGAAGCGTTCGAAGTCGGTTCGGGCAGAATCGGTTCCGATCCGAAAAGCCGTCTTTATATTCTGCAGGAGCCGCTTGAGATCGTCAACCAAGTCAGTCTGAGTTTCGGGGGACGTTCCCTTCCCGAATCGTACGGAACGTTGCGAAAAGGGAATTGGATTTACACTTCTTCCTATCTCGACGAGGAACGTTACGACGTTCAGAACTTCAGGGATTCTTTTTACTGGATCGCTCAGAATTTTCTGAGCCCCGGAGTGATCTTTATCGGAGATCAGACGGACACGGCTCACGTGGATTTTTTAAAACGATTTACCAAACGAAGCGGAACGAGAATCCCTCTTTACATCCGCTTTCAGGAAACGTTAGACGCCATCAAAGAGGCGCATCCGCTCGATCGGGTTTGGAACGGTTATAGACTTTATACGAATAGTTTTATATTAGAAGAATAG